A region of the Sodalis ligni genome:
TGTTGGCCAACGGTCCCCAGGGCGCCGCCCTCGGCACACCCTATCAAGGGATGAAGCCGCGCTTATCATAAACTGCGAGGTTCTTTCCTATCAGGCAACCTCAAGCCGCGGATTTCGCTAAAAAACTGTTTTTTGAGGTATCATTGACCCTAATGCTACTTAAGGAAACCGCTATGAAGCAAATCCGCCTGCTGGCGCAATATTACGTCGATCTGATGGTGAAATTAGGGCTGGTGCGGTTCTCGCTCCTGCTGGCGTCGGCGCTGGTGGTGCTGGCGATGATTGTGCAAATGGCCGTCACCATGCTATTGCGCGGGGAAGTGGAAAGCATCGACGTGGTGCGATCAATCTTTTTCGGCCTGCTGATAACGCCCTGGGCGGTATATTTCCTTTCGGTGGTGGTGGAACAGCTTGAGGAGTCGCGCCAGCGGCTGGCCCGGCTGGTGGACAAGCTCGAAGAGATGCGCAACCGCGATTTACTGCTTAATCAGCAGTTGCAGGAAAATATCGCGCAACTGAACCAGGAAATCGCCGATCGCGAAAAAGCCGAAGACGCCCGCCAGGGCGCGCTGAACAAGCTGACCGAAGAAATGGCGCGCCGTGAACAGGCGCAAATCGAGCTTGAACAGCAATCCTCCCTGCTGCGTTCTTTTTTGGACGCCTCTCCCGACCTGGTGTATTACCGCAATGAAAATAAAGAATTCTCCGGCTGCAACCGGGCAATGGAGCTGCTGGTGGGTAAAAGCGAGAAGCAGTTGATAGGCCTGACGCCCAAGGACGTCTACGGACCGGAAATTGCCGATAAAGTCATTGAGACCGATGAAAAGGTCTTCCGCCATAACGTCTCGCTGACCTATGAACAGTGGCTGGTCTATCCTGACGGGCGCCGGGCCTGCTTCGAGCTGCGCAAGGTGCCGTTTTACGATCGCGTGGGCAAACGGCATGGGCTAATGGGTTTTGGCCGCGATATAACCGAGCGTAAGCGCTACCAGGACGCGCTGGAGAACGCCAGCAGGGAGAAGACCACCTTCATCTCTACCATCAGCCACGAGCTGCGTACGCCCCTTAACGGCATTGTAGGATTAAGCCGTATTCTGCTGGATACCGACCTCAACAAAGAACAGCTCAATTACCTGAAAACCGTGCACGTCAGCGCCATTACCCTGGGAAATATTTTCAACGATATTATCGAAATGGACAAACTGGAGCGCCGCCACGTCCAGCTGGATAACCAGCCGCTGGACTTCACCGCCTTCCTGGTGGATTTGGAGAACCTCTCCGGTCTGCTGGTACAGCCCAAAGGGCTGAAGCTGGTGATGGACGCCCAGGAGCCGCTGCCGCGCAATATCGTCGCCGACGGTACCCGGCTGCGGCAAATCCTCTGGAATCTCATCGGCAATGCGGTGAAATTCACCCAGCAGGGAAAAATCACCATCCGCATCCACCGGGAAGGGCCGGATCTGCTCTGTTTCGACGTACAGGATTCCGGCATTGGCATCCCTGAAGAAGAGCAGGATAAGATTTTTGCCATGTATTACCAGGTCAAGGATCAGCAAGGGGGCAAACCGGCCACCGGCACCGGTATCGGCCTGGCGGTATCGAAACGCCTGGCGCAGGCCATGGGCGGCGATATCCAGGTGAAGAGCCGCCGGGGCGAGGGGGCCTGTTTCAGCCTATCCATCGTCGCGCCTGAGGTCGTTCCCGACGATGGAAATGAAGAGGAAGAACTGCCCTTGCCGGCGCTCAACGTCTTGCTGGTGGAAGATATCGAACTCAATGTGGTGGTGGCGCGCTCGGTGCTGGAGAAGCTGGGCAGCAGCGTGGATGTCGCCATGAACGGCCACGACGCGTTGACCATGTTTGATCCGGACGAATACGACCTGGTGTTGCTGGATATCCAGTTGCCGGACATGACCGGCCTGGATATCTCGCGCCAGCTGCGTAAGCGTTACAGCGATCGGCATTTGCCGCCGTTAATCGCCCTGACCGCCAATGTGCTCAAAGATAAGAAAGAGTATCTGGACGCCGGCATGGACGATGTGCTGAGCAAGCCGCTGTCGGTATCGGCCCTCACCGCCATGATAAAAAAATTCTGGGACCAGCCGGATAAAGCCGCCGATGACGTTGATGATGATGACTCGGCGGCGGAGCAAGAGCAGCAGGCCGTTTTGGATATCGCCATGCTGGAACAGTATCTGGATCTGGTGGGGCCTTCGCTCATCAGCCAAAGCCTGGAGATGTTCGAGAAGATGATGCCGGAGTATCTGGCGGCTCTTGACGGCACCATGGCCGCCCGGGATCAGCGCGCCATTGCCGAGGAAGGCCACAAAATCAAGGGCGCCGCCGGTTCAATCGGCTTGGTGCGTCTACAGCGCCTGGCGCAACAGATTCAGTCGCCGGATATGCCCGGATGGTGGGATAACGTGCAGGGCTGGGTCGATGATTTGCACCGGGAATGGCCGAACGATGTGCTGACGCTTAAGGCTTGGGCCGCGAAGGCAAAAAAATGACCCCGACGTAAGCCGGGGTGCGCGAATATAGCGCCAACACCAGGGAAACTGATTCTCGCCACTGTGCAGAGTTATCGGGCGTTCTTGGTTGGCAAGTCACTAAAATTCATTAAGCGTTAGTAAACAACATAGCAAAAGAACGAGATAATGTTACAAGAACCATTAAAATTTGGGATGTAGAATAGACTTTGTCAATAGAAATAAGATTTTGACCGCCATGACAGAAGAGAGATTTCTATGAAACGTGTGGGCCTCGTTTTAAGCGGCTGTGGTGTGTATGACGGCAGCGAAATACATGAAACGGTACTAACGCTGCTGGCTCTCGAACGGGCGGGTGCCGAAGTAATATGTTTTGCGCCGGATAAGATGCAACCTATTGTGATTAATCATCTTTCCGGTGAAGAAATGACGGAGAAACGCAACATGCTGGTGGAGTCCGCGCGCCTGGCCAGGGGTAAAATCCACCCCCTTTCCGAGGCGGATGCGGATAAGCTCGATGCCCTGATTGTGCCCGGCGGTTTTGGTGCCGTACGCAACCTCAGCGATATTGCCTTAAGGGGAATCGAGGGAGAAGTCGATGCCGATTTACGACAGCTGACCCGCCAAATACATAAGCAAAATAAAGCAATTGGCTTTATTTGCATCGCCCCGGCGCTATTGCCGAAACTCATCGACACCCCCGAACCTCTGCGGTTAACCATCGGCACCGACAGCGATACGGCGGAGATGATCGATGATATGGGCGCGACCCATGTTATCTGCCCGGTGGACGATATCGTGCTGGATGCCGCAAACAAAGTGGTCACCACCCCGGGCTATATGCTGGCCACCTCCCTCGCCGATCTGGCTAAAGGTATCGATAAACTGGTATCCCGGGTATTGGCATTGTGCGAGTGAGGTTTCGGTCCGGCGGAAAATCCGGACTATTTCGCCGATGCGCGCGGTGGCTGCTGATTGGCTGCGGGACCATTCTTGTTCTCTGGGTGGCCGCCATTCTGCTCTTCTCCTTTGTGCCGGTGCCTTTCTCGGCGGTAATGGCGGAGCGCCAGCTGGGGGCCTGGCTGCGCGGCGACGGCGGTTATGTGGCCCACTCCCGCTGGGTGGCGATGGATGACATCGCACCGTCCATGGCGCTGGCGGTGATTGCGGCGGAAGATCAAAAATTCCCCTGGCACTGGGGATTTGACATTGAAGCCATACAGGCCGCCGCCGCCCACAATGAGCGCAGCCAACGCATCCGCGGCGCCTCCACCCTGTCGCAGCAAACGGCGAAAAATCTGCTGCTGTGGGACGGACGCAGCTACTTCAGAAAAGGGCTGGAGGCCGGTTTAACCCTGGCGATGGAAACGGTCTGGACCAAACGGCGTATTTTGACGGTCTATTTAAACGTTGCGGAATTCGGTCGCGGCACCTTTGGGGTCGAGGCCGCGTCGCAGCGCTATTTTCATAAGCCCGCCGCACGCCTGACCCCATCGGAGGCTGCGCTGCTCGCGGCGGTATTACCCAATCCGCTGCATTTCCGCGCCGAAGCGCCCTCGCGCTATGTGCAGATGCGCCAGCAGTGGATATTGCGGCAGATGCGCCAAATGGGCGGGGAACAATTTTTGCGGGAAAACCATCTTCGTTAGCCGGCCCCGCCGCGGCGGCGGGGGACATGATGTTATTTCAGAATGGTAAAGGCGGTAGTGACGTGCTGTACGCCGCTGACCCGGCTGGCGATTTCCGCCGCCGACTGGGCCTCTTTATTGGTCACCAGCCCCAGTAAAAACACCTCGCCGTTTTCCGTCGTGACCTTCACGTTGGATGATTTCACCGAGTCGCTGGCCAGCAGCTGCGAACGAATTTTGGTGGTAATCCAGGTGTCCATGGAAGCACGTCCCATGCTTACCGGCTGGCCCTGGCGAATTTCGTTATACACCTCGGTGGCGCCATCGACGCCGATGGCGATTTGTTTGGCGCGGTTGGCCAGTTCGGTGGTGGGCGCCTGACCGGTTAACAAGACTTTGCCTTGATAGGCGGTTGCCACGATGCGGGCTTCTTTCTTGATCTGCTGATCTTTAGCCAAAGCGTTGCCCACGCGCGCTTCCAGCGTGCCGTCATCGACCTGGGTGCCTACGGTGCGCGGGTCGGTGGCGGATTTGGTCGCCACCGCGGCGCTGCCGACCACGACAGCACCGACGCATCCCTGAAGCAGCAGGGCGGTGAATAGCAGTACAAATGGGTAATGCACCTTCATTTGAGCTCCTTAATCGTCCTGGTGAGGAAACAATGAATTATCGATCAAATCACATAAACAATTCACCGTCAGCATGTGCATTTCCTGTATGCGCGCGCTGCGGTGGGAGGGAATTCGGATTTCAACGTCCTGGGGACCGAGCAATCCGGCCAGTTCGCCGCCGTCGTATCCCGTCAGGGCAATAATGGTCATATCCCGGGTCACCGCGGCTTCCACCGCTTTCACAATATCACGGCTGTTGCCGCGCGTGGAGATAGCCAGCAGAATATCGCCGGCCTGGCCGAGGGCGCGCACCTGCTTGG
Encoded here:
- the arcB gene encoding aerobic respiration two-component sensor histidine kinase ArcB — encoded protein: MKQIRLLAQYYVDLMVKLGLVRFSLLLASALVVLAMIVQMAVTMLLRGEVESIDVVRSIFFGLLITPWAVYFLSVVVEQLEESRQRLARLVDKLEEMRNRDLLLNQQLQENIAQLNQEIADREKAEDARQGALNKLTEEMARREQAQIELEQQSSLLRSFLDASPDLVYYRNENKEFSGCNRAMELLVGKSEKQLIGLTPKDVYGPEIADKVIETDEKVFRHNVSLTYEQWLVYPDGRRACFELRKVPFYDRVGKRHGLMGFGRDITERKRYQDALENASREKTTFISTISHELRTPLNGIVGLSRILLDTDLNKEQLNYLKTVHVSAITLGNIFNDIIEMDKLERRHVQLDNQPLDFTAFLVDLENLSGLLVQPKGLKLVMDAQEPLPRNIVADGTRLRQILWNLIGNAVKFTQQGKITIRIHREGPDLLCFDVQDSGIGIPEEEQDKIFAMYYQVKDQQGGKPATGTGIGLAVSKRLAQAMGGDIQVKSRRGEGACFSLSIVAPEVVPDDGNEEEELPLPALNVLLVEDIELNVVVARSVLEKLGSSVDVAMNGHDALTMFDPDEYDLVLLDIQLPDMTGLDISRQLRKRYSDRHLPPLIALTANVLKDKKEYLDAGMDDVLSKPLSVSALTAMIKKFWDQPDKAADDVDDDDSAAEQEQQAVLDIAMLEQYLDLVGPSLISQSLEMFEKMMPEYLAALDGTMAARDQRAIAEEGHKIKGAAGSIGLVRLQRLAQQIQSPDMPGWWDNVQGWVDDLHREWPNDVLTLKAWAAKAKK
- the dolP gene encoding division/outer membrane stress-associated lipid-binding lipoprotein, with product MKVHYPFVLLFTALLLQGCVGAVVVGSAAVATKSATDPRTVGTQVDDGTLEARVGNALAKDQQIKKEARIVATAYQGKVLLTGQAPTTELANRAKQIAIGVDGATEVYNEIRQGQPVSMGRASMDTWITTKIRSQLLASDSVKSSNVKVTTENGEVFLLGLVTNKEAQSAAEIASRVSGVQHVTTAFTILK
- the elbB gene encoding isoprenoid biosynthesis glyoxalase ElbB, which translates into the protein MKRVGLVLSGCGVYDGSEIHETVLTLLALERAGAEVICFAPDKMQPIVINHLSGEEMTEKRNMLVESARLARGKIHPLSEADADKLDALIVPGGFGAVRNLSDIALRGIEGEVDADLRQLTRQIHKQNKAIGFICIAPALLPKLIDTPEPLRLTIGTDSDTAEMIDDMGATHVICPVDDIVLDAANKVVTTPGYMLATSLADLAKGIDKLVSRVLALCE
- the mtgA gene encoding monofunctional biosynthetic peptidoglycan transglycosylase; protein product: MRVRFRSGGKSGLFRRCARWLLIGCGTILVLWVAAILLFSFVPVPFSAVMAERQLGAWLRGDGGYVAHSRWVAMDDIAPSMALAVIAAEDQKFPWHWGFDIEAIQAAAAHNERSQRIRGASTLSQQTAKNLLLWDGRSYFRKGLEAGLTLAMETVWTKRRILTVYLNVAEFGRGTFGVEAASQRYFHKPAARLTPSEAALLAAVLPNPLHFRAEAPSRYVQMRQQWILRQMRQMGGEQFLRENHLR